TAACTATATTTAAAGAATATAGTAAGATTTTAACTACTAAAAAAGTTCGCGACCGTATTCAGGATGTAATTGAAAATGTTAATAAAGAAGAATCAAATGACAAGGAACCAATCAAATTTATAAACGAATTAATATGTGAAAATATTTCATATTCTATTGATGGTAAAAAAATATTATCTAATATAAATATAAAAATAAAAAGAGGTCAAAAGATTCTTATTACAGGTCCTTCTGGTTCCGGAAAAAGTACGTTATTAAGAATCCTTCAGAAAAGAATACAAAATTATTCCGGAAATATTTTCTGTGACGGAAAAGATATTAAATTTATTAATACTTTATCATACTATAAAATAATATCTATGATCAATCAAAGACCATTTTTATTTGATGATACATTACGGAATAATGTAAATTTGGGGGATAGCTTTTCAGATACAGATATCATTCTTGCTTGCTCCCGTGCTGGTTTAGATCATGTTATTTATGAAAAGGGATTAGACTATTCTGTTGGAGAAGATGGAAAATATTTATCAGGTGGTCAGAAACAAAGAATTGAAATCGCCCGTGCATTTTTAAGAAATAGGTCAATATTGTTAATGGACGAAGCTACTTCATCACTTGATAAAGAAACTGCAATTGAAATTGAACAACTAATCTTAAACGACAAGAATTTGACAGTTGTTTCAGTCGCTCATCATGTAGACTACGAATCTCTTAAACTCTATGATAATATCATTGTATTACTTGATGGACATATTATTGAAAAAGGTAATTATGAAAAAATGTCCAAAAATAGACAGTCTTATGTTCACTTTCTTTTATAAAAAATTATTAATTTTTGAGGTGGAGTATTCAAAGGGTGGATATTTAAAACGGAAAAATCCAAAAATATTTAACTACTAAATACTTTTTGGTAATTGTTAACTCCAGACCACTTCACTAAAAAATTTTGGGTGGATGAAATTGAAAAGCTCATAATAGTATTTTCGTTTATATTTACATGTTTACTCGTATTCTTACTAGTTTTTGCAGGAACATATATTGATAATTCAAGAATCGCTCTAAATAACCTTCAAACAATTTAGCAAACAATTTGAATTAAAAAGATTGATATTCCTATTTTCAAATAGTAAACTATAAATATATAGTATTTTCTTTTGTTATTTTATTGCAACCTTTTTAAGGGTTGGCGGGTAACTTAGCAATATTTTAATATTGGAATAAACGCTATGCGCTCTCTGGAGCTTCTAGGAATCTCACATTTTTTGTGAATTCTATGGATCTCTTCGGGAGCGCATTTTGGTGTCTATTTAATAAATTCCGGCTCTATAATAAATGTTGGGGTTAATAAAAGATTCAAAAAAAAGAGACACACGACTCCTAATTTCCTTTTATACTTGAATTGACAGAAACAAGTTAAAGAAAGGGAGTCGTGTGCAAATGAATAATAACATAATTATGCCAGGATTAGAAGACGTAAAAATACTAAAAGTGGAACAAATGGATGACAGATTAGCGTTGTTTGTTGAAATGGAAGCACGCACACATACTTGTCCTAGATGTGGTGCCAAAACACGACAAATTCATGATTATCGAATGCAGAAAATCAAGCATTTAAAGTGGTTTGAACGCCTCTGCTATATCTTTTATAACAAGAGACGATATCGTTGTGATGCTTGCGAGAAGAGGTTTCCTGAGAAAAACAATTTTGTGGAGCGTTATAAACGGTTTACCAAAGAGTGGAATCAGGCTGTAAACGTGAGAAGTGTTCAAGCCAAAACATTTAAGGAACTAGCTCAACAATATGGTACTTCGATTTCAACGGTTATAAGACGATTTGATGCATTTGCCGAAAATGAAGTAGGGGAAGTTAAGGAACTCCCGAGAGTAATCGCTATAGATGAGTATAAAGGGGATACCAAAGAAGGAAAGTATCAGTTAATCATCGCAAACGGAGATACAAGAGAGCCTTTGGATATATTACCGAATAGAAAAGGAAAAACAATATCACAATACTTACGAAAGTATGGGGCCAATGTAGAAATAGTCATTATGGACATGAGCCATTCCTTTAAATCGGCTGTACGAAAGGCCTTAGATCATCCACTAATTATAGCCGACCATTTTCATTTTTGTCGCTATATCTATTGGGCACTTGATAAAGTAAGAAGGCGGATTCAGTCAGATTGGAATGATTATGACCGGAAAAAGTGTAAAAAAATGAGATATGTATTTTACAAAGATAGTGCGAAACTAACCGAAAACGAGAGATGGTACCTAGATCGATACCGTGGTATGTCGAAGGAACTAGATATGGCGTATCAATTAAAAGAGGCTTATTGTGAATGGTTCAAACAAGCGAAAAAAAATGGTTCAGAAGGTATGCGTAAAACCAAAGAAGGCTTAAACACGTTTTATCAGTTAGTTAGAGATACTGGAGTGCAGGAATTTCTACGCAGCATACGGACGTTTGAAAACTGGGAAAAAGAAATTTTAAATAGTTTTATGTATAGCTATTCTAATGGATTTCTGGAAGGAATAAATAACCACACAAAGGTAATAAAACGGAATGCGTATGGTTTCAGAAACTTCAAACGAGCAAGAGCTAGAATATTGTTATCACACAAGTATAAAGGAATAGG
The nucleotide sequence above comes from Bacillus andreraoultii. Encoded proteins:
- a CDS encoding ABC transporter ATP-binding protein, coding for MSILLILVFVLPTLIPYITKKNIKKQTEDWTNKNELYTARVRDAFSGIDTIKGYGLEEKVIDQNNNYNSSVEQSYAKLNNWRVVTDNVVGLLGILGFFFVNLYGILIAIKGTISLGTVVAIIQLSNTVMNPALTIFKEYSKILTTKKVRDRIQDVIENVNKEESNDKEPIKFINELICENISYSIDGKKILSNINIKIKRGQKILITGPSGSGKSTLLRILQKRIQNYSGNIFCDGKDIKFINTLSYYKIISMINQRPFLFDDTLRNNVNLGDSFSDTDIILACSRAGLDHVIYEKGLDYSVGEDGKYLSGGQKQRIEIARAFLRNRSILLMDEATSSLDKETAIEIEQLILNDKNLTVVSVAHHVDYESLKLYDNIIVLLDGHIIEKGNYEKMSKNRQSYVHFLL
- a CDS encoding ISL3 family transposase, which produces MQMNNNIIMPGLEDVKILKVEQMDDRLALFVEMEARTHTCPRCGAKTRQIHDYRMQKIKHLKWFERLCYIFYNKRRYRCDACEKRFPEKNNFVERYKRFTKEWNQAVNVRSVQAKTFKELAQQYGTSISTVIRRFDAFAENEVGEVKELPRVIAIDEYKGDTKEGKYQLIIANGDTREPLDILPNRKGKTISQYLRKYGANVEIVIMDMSHSFKSAVRKALDHPLIIADHFHFCRYIYWALDKVRRRIQSDWNDYDRKKCKKMRYVFYKDSAKLTENERWYLDRYRGMSKELDMAYQLKEAYCEWFKQAKKNGSEGMRKTKEGLNTFYQLVRDTGVQEFLRSIRTFENWEKEILNSFMYSYSNGFLEGINNHTKVIKRNAYGFRNFKRARARILLSHKYKGIGVHLG